In Gossypium hirsutum isolate 1008001.06 chromosome D06, Gossypium_hirsutum_v2.1, whole genome shotgun sequence, one genomic interval encodes:
- the LOC107894141 gene encoding L-arabinokinase — MRIEENGGESASVNHLIFAYYVTGHGFGHATRVVEVVRNLIAAGHDVHVVTGAPDFVYTSEIQSPRLFLRKLVLDCGAVQADALTVDRLASLQKYSETAVRPRDSILATEVEWLYSIKADLVVSDVVPVACRAAAEAGIRSVCVTNFSWDFIYAEYVMAAGYHHRSIVWQIAEDYSHCEFLIRLPGYCPMPAFRDVIDVPLVVRRLHKSRKEVRKELRIGEDVKLVILNFGGQPAGWKLKEDYLPSGWLCLVCGASDTQELPPNFLKLPKDAYTPDLIAASDCMLGKIGYGTVSEALAYKLPFVFVRRDYFNEEPFLRNMLEFYQSGVEMIRRDLLTGHWKPYLERAISLKPCYEGGINGGEVAAHILQETAIGKNYASDKLSGVRRLRDAIVLGYQLQRVPGRDVSIPEWYTNAENELGLGTGSPTSEMSESNAITEFCTDDFEILHGDLQGLSDTRSFLNSLVELNNVSDSEKNNEKRQMRERKAAAGLFNWEEDIFVTRAPGRLDVMGGIADYSGSLVLQMPIREACHVAVQRNHPSKHRLWKHALARQNAKGQGPMPVLQIVSYGSELSNRGPTFDMDLSDFMEGEQPISYEKANKYFAQDPSQKWAAYVAGTILVLMKELDVRFEDSISMLVSSAVPEGKGVSSSAAVEVASMSAIAAAHGLSISPRELALLCQKVENHIVGAPCGVMDQMTSACGEANKLLAMVCQPAEIIGLVTIPSHIRFWGIDSGIRHSVGGADYGSVRIGAFMGRKIIKATASTRLSQSMSTANGASPDEVDNDGLELLEAEASLDYLCNLSPHRYEALYANLLPQSMLGEVFLEKYVDHGDTVTVIDKKRTYSVTAAAKHPVYENFRVKAFKALLTSASSNEQLTALGELLYQCHYSYSACGLGSDGTDRLVQLVQEMQHGKASRVDDGTLYGAKITGGGSGGTVCVVGRNCLRSSQHILEIQQRYKKATGYLPFIFEGSSPGVGKFGYLKIRRSIAPKS; from the exons AGAATGGAGGAGAATCTGCATCCGTCAATCACCTCATCTTTGCCTATTATGTCACCGGTCATGGCTTCGGCCACGCCACTCGTGTAGTAGAG GTTGTTCGAAATCTGATTGCAGCGGGGCATGATGTGCACGTTGTTACCGGTGCACCTGACTTCGTTTACACTTCTGAAATTCAGTCCCCTCGCCTCTTCCTTCGCAAG CTAGTTTTAGACTGTGGAGCAGTTCAGGCAGATGCATTGACCGTGGATCGTCTTGCCTCCCTGCAGAAG TATTCTGAAACAGCTGTCCGACCTCGGGATTCTATTTTGGCAACAGAAGTAGAGTGGCTCTACTCCATCAAAGCTGACTTAGTG GTTTCAGATGTTGTTCCAGTTGCATGCCGAGCCGCTGCTGAAGCTGGAATTCGCTCAGTCTGTGTTACCAACTTCAG CTGGGACTTCATTTATGCTGAGTATGTGATGGCTGCTGGATATCATCATCGTTCAATAGTTTGGCAG ATAGCAGAGGATTATTCACATTGTGAGTTTCTCATCCGTCTCCCAGGATACTGTCCAA TGCCTGCTTTCCGTGATGTTATTGATGTACCTCTAGTTGTAAGGAGATTGCATAAATCTCGCAAGGAG GTGAGAAAGGAACTCAGAATTGGTGAGGATGTAAAGCTAGTTATTCTCAACTTTGGTGGACAG CCTGCAGGGTGGAAGTTGAAGGAAGATTACTTACCTTCTGGTTGGCTGTGCCTG GTTTGCGGTGCCTCTGATACCCAGGAGCTTCCACCTAATTTTTTGAAGCTTCCAAAAGATGCATATACACCTGACCTTATAGCGGCATCTGACTGTATGCTTG GAAAAATCGGGTATGGCACTGTTAGTGAAGCCTTGGCATATAAATTACCTTTTGTCTTTGTTCGAAGAGATTATTTCAATGAAGAACCCTTCTTAAGAAATATGCTTGAG TTTTATCAAAGTGGTGTTGAGATGATTAGAAGGGATTTACTCACTGGCCATTGGAAACCCTATCTTGAACGTGCAATCAGTTTGAAACCATGTTATGAGGGAGGAATTAATGGTGGTGAG GTGGCAGCTCACATCTTGCAAGAGACCGCTATTGGCAAGAATTATGCTTCAGACAAG TTGAGTGGTGTTAGAAGGTTACGTGATGCTATAGTTCTTGGGTATCAACTGCAAAGGGTCCCAGGCAGAGATGTCAGTATCCCTGAATGGTACACAAATGCTGAAAACGAACTTGGTCTAGGTACCGGATCACCAACTTCTGAAATGAGTGAGAGCAACGCGATTACAGAATT TTGCACTGACGACTTTGAAATTCTTCATGGGGATCTTCAAGGTCTTTCAGATACAAGGAGTTTCCTAAATTCTTTGGTAGAACTTAATAATGTTTCTGATTCAGAAAAGAATAATGAGAAGCGTCAGATGCGTGAGCGTAAGGCTGCTGCTGGGCTTTTTAATTGGGAG GAGGACATCTTTGTGACAAGGGCACCTGGAAGGTTGGATGTCATGGGAGGCATTGCTGATTACTCAGGCAGCCTAGTATTGCAG ATGCCTATAAGGGAAGCCTGCCATGTAGCCGTGCAACGGAATCATCCAAGTAAACACAGGCTCTGGAAACATGCACTTGCACGGCAGAATGCTAAAGGACAAGGACCAATGCCTGTTTTGCAAATT GTATCATATGGTTCAGAGTTGAGCAACCGTGGCCCAACTTTTGACATGGATTTATCTGACTTTATGGAAGGAGAGCAACCAATTTCATATGAAAAGGCAAACAAATACTTTGCCCAAGATCCATCCCAAAA GTGGGCGGCATATGTTGCTGGGACAATTTTGGTTTTGATGAAAGAATTAGATGTACGCTTTGAAGATAGTATTAGCATGCTG GTTTCTTCTGCAGTCCCAGAGGGTAAAGGAGTGTCGTCTTCTGCCGCCGTGGAAGTTGCTAGCATGTCAGCTATAGCAGCTGCTCATG GATTGAGCATTAGTCCAAGAGAGCTTGCCTTACTCTGCCAAAAG GTGGAGAATCACATTGTAGGAGCCCCATGTGGTGTTATGGACCAAATGACTTCAGCATGTGGTGAGGCAAATAAACTACTTGCAATGGTTTGTCAG CCTGCTGAGATAATTGGTCTTGTAACAATTCCAAGTCATATCCGATTTTGGGGAATCGATTCAGGAATACGACACAG TGTTGGAGGTGCAGACTATGGATCTGTTCGAATAGGAGCCTTTATGGGTCGAAAGATTATAAAAGCTACAGCATCAACTAGGTTGTCTCAATCAATGTCTACTGCTAATGGGGCATCCCCTGATGAAGTGGACAATGATGGACTAGAATTACTTGAAGCCGAAGCTTCATTAGATTATTTATGCAACTTGTCACCTCACAG ATACGAAGCTCTTTATGCCAATCTACTTCCTCAATCAATGCTTGGTGAGGTGTTTTTGGAGAAATATGTTGATCATGGTGATACAGTTACAGTAATCGATAAGAAACGAACATATAGTGTAACAGCTGCCGCTAAGCATcctgtatatgaaaattttagggTCAAG GCATTTAAGGCACTGCTGACATCTGCGAGTTCAAATGAGCAACTTACGGCACTTGGAGAGCTGTTGTATCAG TGCCACTACAGCTATAGTGCATGTGGTCTTGGTTCCGATGGGACAGATAGACTGGTACAGTTGGTGCAGGAGATGCAGCATGGTAAAGCCTCTAGAGTTGATGATGGAACTCTATATGGAGCTAAAATTACTGGTGGCGGCTCTGGTGGAACAGTTTGCGTAGTTGGAAGAAATTGTCTCCGAAGCAGCCAACACATTCTAGAG ATTCAGCAAAGGTACAAAAAAGCAACAGGATATTTGCCCTTCATTTTTGAAGGTTCATCCCCTGGTGTTGGCAAGTTTGGATATTTAAAAATTCGACGTAGCATCGCTCCCAAATCTTAA